The Kineothrix sp. IPX-CK genomic interval AAGGAGAGAAGCAGGGTCTCGGGAAAATTATCTGGCGGGAGTCGGAAAAAAAGGAAAAGCAAGACATCGATAGAGGAGCTCGGGGCGAGCTTGGAATAAAGGAAAAGTTAAGTACTGAGAAAACCGTTTGGTACCAGCCGGAAAGAAAGGAAAAGCCAGGCAGCGAAAAGGTTACTTGGTTCGACTTGGATAAAAAAGCGAAGCAAAGCATTGAGAAGATTGTTAGAGCGGAACCGGAAAAAGACACGAAAAGCGAACCGGATGCAGTTCTTTCAGAAAAGAAAGAAGAGCTGCAGCCTGAACTTAAGGCAGGAAGCAAGGAGGACTCGGAACCGATTCACATGGACAGTGCCATCCTAAACGACAAATGGCAGCAGCTCATGCAGGTCTATCCTGTAATACATCCTTATGAGGACGATAGGGAATATGTTACCATAGAGCCCAAGGATTTCGTAATCATGAGCGGAGATTACCAGCATTTGGCCAATAACAGCTTTCTGCTCCATGGTTTTTATAATTACAGACATATTATTCTCGGGAAGGAAAAAGATACGACGAATCCGGCGGGCAGCTTTTATCTGGGTGTGCCGGGCGTATATTATGAACGGGAAAAAATGGTGGCCCTGATGTTCGGCTTCGAAGCCTTTGAATGCAGCGGAGGCAAAGCGGAGCCCGGGAAATTCGGGTATTATTTGCGTAAGGTAAAGATTTGACGATCGATATATTAGATTCCATCGCAGTCAAACGGCGGAATGAAGCTTTCCGAGCAGGTCTCACCTTCTTGGATAAAACCGTTTTCGATACCAAGTGCGGCGGCATAATCCACCAGCTCCTCATAATCCTCAAAGGAAAGCGTACGGTTCAGCTCGGGAAAACGTTCTGCATCCAGGAACGCCGGAATTGGAGTATACTGATTCATAATGCTGACATATATGTCATCTCCATACGTTTCATATAGAAAGCGCAGAATGGCTTTGGAGTCCTCCATGTATCCCGGCAGTGCTAAGTGGCGGACGATGACTCCCTTTGTCATCAAGTCGCCGCAGAACATAGGGTCTCATGTCTGACGTACCATTTCTGCTATGGCAGGTTTGGCATAATAAAAATAATCTTCAGCGTAAGAATATTTTTTGCTAAGGGCGGGAGAAAAGTATTTTAGATCGGGCAGGTATATATCCACCAAGCCCTCCAGATGTTTCAAAGTTTCCACCTTTTCATAAGAGCTGGTATTATAAACCACCGGGATGGAGAGGCCCATATCCTTTGCCTTTATCAAAGCATCTATTATCTGGGGAACGAAGTGGGAAGGCGTGACCAGATTGATATTGCATGCCCCCTGATCTTGAAGATTAAGAAAAATCTCCGCAAGCCGCAGGATAGATATGCCTTTTCCGGTAATCCCCTTTGATATCGTATGGTTCTGGCAGAACACACAGCCCATGTTACAGCCTGAAAAAAAGACAGTACCCGAACCGGTCTGTCCTGAAATGCAAGGCTCCTCCCACATGTGAAGGGCAGCTCTCGCGGCCTTTATTTCATTTGTCTGTCTGCAGTATCCCAGCTGTCCTGCGACTCTGTCTGTATGACAGTTTCTGGGACAAATCGTACAATCTCGCAAATCCATTCCATTATCCCGTTATCTTTTATAATCCAATCAATATTTTTTAAAACCGTGCGTTCTGCGTTGAATAGCGCCAATACACGTTACCTTTACAGTTAACTCGGCTCAGGCACCCTCACGGCACATGGGAGATTCCGCTTAGTGCTGCTTTGTTCCCAACCTGACACGATTCGCAGATTCCCATTGCGTAAGACCCAAACTTCAACGCCACTTATAAAGGGCAGCTATACCAGCTTAAACCCGCGGCAGAACATCACCCCTACTAGAGCGGATTGTAGGTACAGGGCACCGCTAACGCCCCGGCTGCACGGTTTTTTAAGTATACTGTTTTTTCGGGTATTTGTCAATAAACCCGGCGCATTAACTTCTCTTCCTTGTTGCGCACCCGCAGCTCCTTAAAAAATGCAGTCAGCATATCGCTGCATTCCTTTTCCAGGACTCCGCGGGTTACCGTCGCCTGATGGTTGAACTGGGGAGTTTCCAGAATATTCAAGATGGAACCGCCGCAGCCCGCCTTAGGATTCATGCTCCCCATGACCACCTCGGGAATGCGCGCCTGAACGATAGCCCCTGAACACATCTGGCAAGGCTCCAGGGTGACATAAAGCGTACATTCTTCCAGCCGCCAGTCGCTGATTTTTTTGCTGGCTTTTTTGATAGCGGTAATTTCCGCATGTGCGAGAGCCGTCTTATCCGTATTACGCCTGTTATATCCACGCCCAATAATTTTGTTTTCGTGAACAATGACACAGCCGATAGGAACTTCTCCCAGCGCATATGCCTTTTTTGCTTCTTTCAGCGCTTCTTTCATATATTTTTCATGTATATCCATAATAATCACACTAACCCCTGATTCCTGCTTTTTAAATCCTGCCTCATCAAGTATAATATAAATATATAAAAAATAGCAACCCATATGCGTTACTGGAAACGAAGTGAACAGTAACGCATGATAAAGAGGATAAAAAATGATACGAATTCACGGCTTAAATAAAACCACCCTTTTAGACTACCCGGGACATGTGGCAGCGACGATATTTCTTGGAAGATGCAATTTCAGATGCCCTTATTGCCATAATGGAGGTCTGGTTCTTGACCCTGACAGCCAGCCGCTTATACCTGAGACGGAAGTGCTCTCCTTCCTGAAAAAGAGAATCGGAATACTGACTGGCGTATGTATCACTGGCGGTGAGCCTACGCTGGAGCCGGCACTTTCACAATTTATATGCAACATCAAAGAGCTTGGCTACTTTGTAAAGCTGGACACCAACGGCTACAAGCCGGAGGTCATCGAGAAACTGCTGGAAGAAAACCTCCTCGACTATATTGCCATGGATGTAAAAAACAGTTTGGAAAAATACGGCCAAACTGTGGGTGTAGAGCACATCGACACGGGAAAAATAACAAAGTCCATCCAGGTTATTATGAACAGTTCCGTTCCCTATGAGTTTCGGACCACCGTAGTAAAGGAATTCCACACGAAACAAGACCTGTTCGCTCTTGCGGAAGAAATAAAAGGTGCAAAAGCCTACTTCCTCCAAAGCTACAAAGACAGTGAACAAGCCATTCAGCAAGGCTTTCATGCTTATGAAAAAGAAGAACTGGAAGAGATTGCGAAGGTGCTGCTCCCAATTATCCCCAATATAAAACTCAGAGGAATAGACTGACAATATTACTATCGATTACAAGGGCTCACACGGCTCCGGGCGCGTAAGACCTTGTAATCGATGTTCAGTAATACTCTCGCCTGATTCGTCCCGTAAATCCATAATCAATAATGACAGGCCGTCCATCGATAACTCCCCAGTTATCGGGCCTGCACAAATCACTCACCAGCAAATTATATTTACGTGGAATATAATTTAAATTATTCAACCGAAACAGATCCTTATTATTTTCCACGTGATAATAAGAGCGAATGACAGCAAAGTTATGGATAGGTCCGGCCTTCTTCATAACCAGACATCGTCCATCCCCTGCTGCATGAAGAACCTTTGCAAAGGTATCCGACTCGTCCATTCCGGAGATCATGCACTCCACCTCATTCTGTGCATATCCCTTCACATTTATGGCTACCTTAACCACAGTATCATTTCCCAAATCAAAAACTTTCCTCCCCGACCCTTCTCCCAACATAGGATAGTCACCAATTCTTAAATGTTCATCTATTTTATCAAACCCAACAAATCCATCCATAAGAAAAGACATCTCCGTCATACGAATTTTGTAATAAAAACACGTATATTATTATAATATGCTCCTCCACCCCCAAAGCCACCCTAACCCCGCCGGCATCGACACACACTCTTTTTCATTTTGGGAGGAACAATTTGAAAACCTTGGCGAGGAAAGAAGAGGAGGGAAGAAGATTTCAAGCGATTTTATGCTACGTAGCCGAGACAATCCATTGGCTCGGCGCAGTGTCCGGCATAATCAGAGCGCGAAACTTCTTCCCTCCTCTTCTTTCCCCTCACAACCCCTTCTTCCAATCCCTCCCAAATCCAAAAATAATACACCTTTTTAAAAATCTGTTATCTGTAATAAATGCTATCTGGGTAATATACTTAGATCAGTTAATATGATTACACAAAACAAAGGGAGGATTACAATGAAACGAAAATTACTGGTAACGTTACTTACCACAGCCATGACGATCAGCATTCTTGCAGGCTGCGGCAGCACTACCTCTACTGAAGCTACAGCTCCTGCGGCCGACACTGCTGCGGAAGAAACAGCGACCCCTGCAGAAGAAACAGCAGATACGGCGGACGACACAGCATCTACAGAGCCCGTTACACTGAAGGTTTTCTCCAACCTTCCTGATAGAAAGAACGGTCAGGGATTGGTGGAACAAATGATCATTGACGAATATACGGCGGCTAACCCCAATGTAACCATCGAGGTGGAAGCTCTCGATGAAGAAGCATATAAGACGAAATTCAAAGCATATGCTATGGATGGTATGCCGGATGTAGTGAGCATCTGGGGACAGCCCTCCTTCTTGGACGATGTGCTTAACGCAGGCGTTCTCGCAGAGCTGAATGAAGCGGATTATGCGGATTACGGATTTGTTTCCGGATCTCTGGACGGCTTTAAGAAAGACGGAAAGCTCTATGGACTTCCGAGAAACACAGATATTATGGCCTTCTATTACAATCAGAAAATGTTCGAGGATAACGGCTGGAAGGTGCCTGCTACCTACGACGAGCTATTGGCATTAGCGGATGATATCAACGCGGCAGGCATTGTGCCGGTAGCTATGGACGGAGGAGACGGATGGCCGATGGCAATTTACCTCACAGACCTGATCGTGAAGATTAACGGCACTCATGGCGATATTGTTTCCGAAGCTATTGCAAACGCTGATTTTTCCAATCCGGTATTCAAGCAGGCGACAGAACTTTTTGCACAGTCGGCTCAGGCAGGATTATTCCAGACAGGATATGATTCTCAGGACTACGCGACGGCAATGAATCTTTTCACCAACGGTCAGGCGGCGATGTTCTACATGGGAAGCTGGGAATCTTCCATGGCTCTCAACCAGGACATCAGCGAAGACATCCGTACCAATATCAGAGCGTTCACCATGCCTGTAGTTGACGGCGGCAAAGGTAAGGCTACCGATATCGCAGCATGGAATGGCGGTGGATACGCGGTTTCCGCAAGCTCCGAGGTGAAGAATGAAGCAATCAAATTCTTAAACTACTTATATCAGCCCGATAAGTTATCCAAGTACGGCTGGGAAAATGGTGTGGGTATGTCCGCTCAGGACCAGACTGCTTACATGAGCGGCAGTGAGACTGATTTGCAGAAGCAGTTCATGGATATTCTGAATAACGCTACCAGCGTTTCCGGAACACCAATTAATGATTGCGGACCTTCTGTATTTAAGACAGTGATGGAAAGCGAGATCCAGAATGCTTCTAACGGAACGACAAGCGCAGAAGATTTCCTCACTTCCATTGGAAATGCCTGCAAATAAAATAGACAAACGGTAAATATCGGGTTGGTGCATAAAGAATGATTCCTCTTCATGTGCCAACCCGATTTAATAAAAAAATAATAACATTAAAAGTTCAGATAAGGATCGGAGGAACCTAAATGCAAAAACTATATAGCAATAAAATGGTGATATTTTCCCTGGTATTGCCCGGATTGCTGGTATTTCTCTTTGCGATACTGGCTCCCATCTGCCTAAGCGTATATTACGGTTTTACATCGTATACAGGAATGGGTCAGGCGGAGTGGATTGGATGGGAGAACTATAAGACGCTTTTACGCGATGCGAACTTCGGGCGTTCCCTCACGAACTCCCTTCTTCTTGCCATAGGTTTTATTTTTATCCAGCATCCCATTGCTATAATAGTTGCGGCTGTTCTGGATAAATTGCAGGGAAAGGCGGAAGGGATATTTCGCTGCATTTATTTCATACCTAATGTTATATCCGTAGCCGTTATCGCTTATCTTTGGAAATTCATTTACAACCCGGATTTCGGCTTGCTGAATAATGTGCTGAAAGCATTCGGCTATCAGGGTAAAATCAACTGGTTCAGCAACGATACGGCGATCTGGTCCGTGTTGGTAGTACTCATCTGGCATGGCTTCGGCTGGGGCATGTTGATTTATTATACCGGAATCAAAAATATCGATCCCGTTCTATATGAAGCAGCATCCATTGACGGCGCAGATCAAGTATCCACCTTTTTAAGGATCACCTTGCCTCTCATGAAGCCCGTCATTCAGGTAAACGTGACTATGGCTATTATCTCTGCCTTAAAGCAGATGGAGACCGTATACCTGCTTACCAACGGAGGGCCGGGCAACAGTACGCAGTTTGCGGCGAACTACCTATACCAGCAGGCATTCAAGGCCTTCCGCTATGGCTACGGCAATGCAATCGGCGTGGTATTCATTATCATTTGTCTACTGGTAACGGTATTTCTGAATAAAGCATTCGCGGACAAAGAACCGGCATATAAAGGAGGCTGATACATAATGAAAGAAAAAAAGACGATAGGAAGTACAGTAAAAAGAACTTTCTTATGGGTTATCCTCATCGCGGTGGCGGTCGTGCAGATATTCCCGCTGATCTGGCTGTTGGATTTCTCTCTTGCCAGCAGCAATGAAATGTTTACCACAGGGCTTTTGATCATACCGAAGAAAATCCAGTGGGGCAATTATGTGAAAGCCTTTGTTGACGGACATTTTCTTCTCTATTTGAAAAATAGCATATTAATTAACGGACTTGCCGTTTTGCTGGTTATTCTCATTTCCATCATGGCCGCCTTCGCCTGCAAAAGAATGAAGTGGAAGCTTGCCGGAACGGTAAAGACACTTCTGCTTATCGGTATGATGATTCCTATCCATGCGACGCTCCTTCCTAACTACAAGATATACAATGCGGTAGATCTGACGGATACCATATGGGCGCTTCTCATTCCCTATGTGGCTTTTTCGCTGCCGCAGGGCTTATTCCTTATGACCAGTTTTTTAGAAGCGGTGCCCGTGGAGCTGGAGGAAGCGGCGGTGGTGGACGGCTGCGGTATTTACCGCATCGTATTCGGTATCGTGACACCCCTTCTTAAGCCCTCTATCGCAACGGTAGCTATCATGACCTTCTTGAATAACTGGAACGAGTTCATGATGGCAAGCACCTATTTAAGCTCGCCCAAGTGGAAGACTCTTCCCTTCTCGGTATTAGAATTTACCGGGCAATATTCCTCCAATTATGCGGTGCAGTTCGCAGTCATGTCGTTGACGGCAGCGCCTGCGGTCATCGTCTACATTCTTTTGAACAAACACATTACAAAAGGGGTAGCCATGGGAGCGGTAAAAGGATAAACTAGAGGGAAGGAAAACGGAATACATTCCTTAAAACCGGCAGCAGTATAGGAAAGCCGCCGGGGCTTGAAAGGATAATGGCAAGCATCATGATTAGAATAAAAGAAATGTTGATGAAAAGAATCGACCGCCTGACGGTATATTTCAATATAAGGCAGAAAATTATATTCTATGTGTATCTGGTCATCAGCCCGATACTGATATTGATTACTACCTTTATTCTGATCAGTAATTATAAAGATACGAAGAATCAGCAGATAGAAGCCGATAGCAACGTGGTAAGAAGTCTGGATAAGAGCATCGGAGTTATCCAGACAGAATTATCCGACTTATCGGTCTATATTTGTATTAACAGCGATATAGGCGCCATTCTTACAAACGGTCGTCCGGAGGAGCTGAACGAGGACTCCAGGCTGTGGTATAACAGAGCGCCCATGAAGATTATTCAGGACATCATTGCTCTGAAGGGCTATATCAAGACTATGGCCATTTACCCGGAAAACGGCGTGAACTCTTATCTGCGATGCATCGATTCCAGCGTACACCTTTCGGATATCGAAGCGGTAAGGCAGACTGATACCTATAAAAAGGCGGTGGAAATGAAGGGGGACATAGTCTGGAAGCGTGTAAGCCAGGGAAGCGGCAGCATCTATCAGGCCAACTATGCGGATAAGATCGTGATGTGCAGAGAAATCTTCGATATGTCCAAAAAAGAAAAGCTAGGCTATCTGGTACTTGGTGTCAACGAGGAAAAATACATCGATTTATGTAAAAATGCCATTCAGCAGGAAAATGAAGGAATCGTTATCCTGAGCTGCGAGGGCAGTGAACTGACCCGCTACGGCACGGTGGACGAGAAAATTCTTTCCTACATATCCAGCGAGGAATACCTGAAGCAGGACCATAAGAAAAGAGCCGTTTATTTCGAGCATGATTCCTACAACGTATTTTGCAGCCAAGAGCAGAAAAAGGGTGTTATCGTCTGCAAGATGGTGCCTAAGAGTAACAGCGACAAACAGCTTAACAACATTATCATAACTCCTATTTTAATGCTTATTGGAATGCTTGTGGGCCTATGGCCGCTTCTGGAGCTGATTTCCAACATCATTTCCAGACCCCTGCAGCGCCTCTGCGTAGCTATGAACAAATTCCAGGGAGGCGATTTCAACCAGCAGGTGGCGGTGGAATCCCGGGACGAAATAGGGGAAGTGACCGCCTGCTTCAACCAGATGGTTTTATCCATAAAGGAATTGATCGACCGCAATTATGTCATGGCGCTGAAAGAGAAAGAGAGTGAACTCAGTGCCCTTCAGGCTCAGATTAACCCACACTTTTTATACAACACGCTGGATTCTCTTTACTGGCGTACTCAAAGCGAGGGCAACGATGAGCTGGCAGAGGACATTCTGGCTCTTTCCCAGCTTTTCCGTCTGGTACTTGGGCAGGGTAAGGGTATCATTCCTGTAAGAATGGAAAAAGAGCTTATTGCTAATTATCTTCACATACAGAAAATGCGCTTCAATAAACGTTTGAAATTTGAAATCAATATAGACGAGGACATCATGGAGGAATTCATTCCCAAGCTCATTCTGCAGCCCTTCGTGGAAAATGCTATCGTTCATGGCTTCGAGAACTCGGAAAAGGGAGGCTTTCTTAAAATAACCGGAAAGCGTCAGGAGAATAATTTGGTCTTCTCCATCCGGGATAACGGGATCGGAATGACTGAGGAACAAATTGCTGCTATTTGGAACGTGGAGGACTCAAAGCGCTATGCGGGACAGAGAATCGGCCGTTACGCAATCAAAAATGTAAGAGAGAGGCTGGAACTAAAATATCGGGAAGATTTCAGTCTGATGATTACAAGTCGTCCCTCCGAAGGCACTGAGGTCACTATCGTTCTGGGAGGGTTTGGCACTAACATGAACTGAAGGAGAAATTTATGGGAATAAAATTACTGGTGGTGGATGATGAAGATAACATCCGCAACGGAATCTCCAATTACATAAGGCTCCACAGTGACCGCATCGACCGCATATATACCGCATGCAACGGGCAGGAAGCCATCGACTTGATCCTGCGTTATCGTCCGGAGCTGATGCTTCTGGACGTTCAGATGCCTGGAAAGGATGGGCTGGAGGTCATGAAAGAGGTAGACGCACTGGAGCTTCTTCCTGTCACCATTATTTTAAGCGGCTACGACGAATTCAGATATGCCCAGACCGCTTTGAAGTATGGAGTAAAGGAATATGTACTCAAGCCTTGCCGTTCCACAGAGATACTCCGCCTCGTCAACGAAGCCGTAGATTCGGTCATCGGGAAGGAGAAGAAGGAAAGCGTCAGAGAGGATGTGACCGATAACCATCTTGTTAACCGGGCAGTGGAATATATCAAGGAGCATTATAACGAGAACCTCACTCTCGCCGGTGTAGCGAATCAGGTGGATATTACGGCGAGCTATCTATCTGCTCTCTTTTCCAGCAGTATGGATTGTTGTTTTGTGGATTATCTGAACGGAATCCGGGTGGAGCACGCCTGCTTCTATTTAAAGCAGAACCGGCTGAAAATATACGAAATCGCCTTTAAGGTAGGATTCCATGATGAGAAATATTTTTCCAAGGTATTCAAGCGGGTAAAAGGGATGTCTCCTGCCCGGTTCAGAAAGGAGGGAGAGGCGGAGGAAATCATGTGAAGAAGCTTCACAAAACACCTTACGTGATGATACCATCGTTTGACAAGGTCTTACGCGCCCTGAACCATAAAACACATTAATTGTAAGAAGTGCACAAAGGGACAAACGTATATACCTATATTTTAGGTAAAAAACTTTGTTAGTATTGCCGATATTGTTAATATTGACAGCTAAATCTTTGAATGATACAATTAGTTTAACGTTAAACCAATAAAAACTATTTACATTCAACATAGAATAGGCTTTAAAAGGGCATTTATACAAATATGATGTAAGAAAATGTAAAAAAATATAAATTATTTAAGTTTAACGTTAAACCATAAATGTAATTGAAGAAGGGAGAGCAAAATGAAGAAGAAAGCAGTAAAAAGAATTTTAGGTATTGTATGCTGTATGACATTGTCGATGTCTATGCTTGCCGGATGCGGCAGCGCGGATCAGACGACAGCTACGGAAGCGACGCAGGAAACTACGGCGGCAGATGAAACAAAGACTGAAGCAGAGGCGCAAGAGCCTGCGGAAGCACAACCGGTGGAAGTAACCCTCGGAATCTGGCCGGAGGATACCCTGGCGGACGATATCGCAATGCACGAAGGTTTTGTTGAGACGATGAAAACGAAGGATCCGAATGTTACATATACCCCGGCTTATTACAAATATGCCACGGACACATTCATGCCTATGGTAGAATCCGGCAACTGTCCTACCGTATTCGAGTCATGGTTCACGGAGCCTCAGAAGCTGATCGCCAGCAAGGCGGTAGCTAACATAACCTCTGATTTGGAAGAAAAGGGATGGCTGAATTCCATGAATCCTTCCATTAAGGAATTATTGTCCGATAAGGACGGCAACATCTACGGTATTCCCCGTGACGGTTATGCGCTTGGTCTTATGCTGAACGTAGAGCTTTTTGAGGAAGCAGGTCTGGTGGATGCGGATGGTTATCCGCTTTATCCTAAGACGATGGATGAACTGGCACAGGCAGCTAAGACCATCAAAGACAAGACCGGAGCAGCAGGCTTTGTATTGTTGGCGAAAGACAACGCAGGCGGATGGCATTTTTCCAATATAGCATGGAATTTCGGTGCTACGCTCTGTATCGATAACGGCGACGGAACCTTTACCTCCAACTTGAATTCTCCGGAAGCGATCGAAGCGATGGAGTTTGTGAAGTCTTTGAAATGGGATTATGACGTGCTTACCGCAGATCCTACCAATGAAGACTGGGGAACGGGCTTTACACAGCTTGGAACCGGCAATGCGGCTATGTATATTGCGGCCAACGATGCGGTAAACCAGCCTACACAGGTGAACGGACTTCCCGTAGACAAACTGGCAATGTGCGCGATTCCGGAAGGCCCCGGCGGTCAGTATTCCTTATTCGGCGGTACTCCTTATATGTTCTCTAAGGATGCGGCTCCGGAACAGATCGGTGCAGCTTTGGATTATATCGAAGTAATGGGCAAAGGCCCCTCCGTATCGGAAGATGCGATAGCTGGTATGCAGGCAGACGCTGAGAATAAATCGGCCGCAGGAGTTCCGGTTATTCCCAGATTCCCTTGCTGGACCGATCAGGCTATCCTGGATGCGGAAGCAAAAATTATAGAAGAGTACGGCAATGTGGATACAAAGATGTTCCAGCCTTACTTCGATGCTACCTCCTCAGAAGGTCTTCGCTCGGAAGAGCCTGGATTAACGCAGGATATGTACGGCGAGCTCACCAAGGTGTTACAGTCCGTTATTACGGATAAAAATGCCGATGTAACGGCTCTTATGAACACGGCGAACGACAACTATCAGAAGCTTCTTGACGATACTTATTCAGCAAACTAAAGGAAATATAAAGGGAAGGTATTAGCATATAGCATAAAAGCATGGAGAAAGCCGTGAATAGCGGTTTTCTCCGGTTTATATGATGGGAGTTCCCTACAAAAAGCGAGGAGGTGTTTCGCATAATGCGCAAACGTAAATCATTTAAAAAAAGAGACTTACTGGGCTGGCTTGTAATGCTTCCTACATTGTTGCTATTTGCTTTTTATGTATGGGAGCCGCTGTTGGAAAATGTCAGACTTTCCATGTTCAGCGCAATCAGATATGAGCTGCAGGAATTTGTCGCCTTTGACAATTACATAAAAGTAATCAACAACCCGGATTTCATAGCGGCATTTAAGAATACGTTCAGCTATACGCTATGGTCTTTAGTCATAGGATTTCTGGTGCCCATCGCACTGGGTATTTTAATTTCAGAGACCGTAAGGTTCAAAGGTCTTTTCAGAGTAGGAATTTACTTTCCCAACATTGTCCCCGGTCTGGCGACCGTATGGATTTGGAGCTTTTTCTTCAATCCGGGCAAGACGGGAGTTTTGAATATAATTTTATCGAAGTTCGGAATCGATCCTCAGCTTTGGCTGACCAATCCCCACTGGACGATTCCTCTTATTATCATTACCCTGACATGGAAGAGTGCCGGAGCTACCGCCCTCATCTATATGGCGAACATAAGCAGTATCAGCCCTGACCTGTATGAGGCGGCTACCATAGACGGTGCGGGCATCAGGCAAAGGATCAGGCATATTACCCTGCCCAGTGTATTTTCACTGGCGAAGACGCTGTTACTGCTGCAGATCATATCGGTGTTCCAGATTTTGTATGAGCCCATGGTTATGACAAACGGCGGGCCGAATAACGCCAGCATTTCGCTGATGATGCTCATGTATCGCTATGCGTTCCGCGACTTTGACTTCCCCGCAGGCGCAGCGCTGTCCGTCATGATTTGTATCGTGCTTATCATACTCAGCGGTATTTATACGGCAGCAACGAAAAAGAAAGAAGATTAGGAGGGAGAGGATATGCTGTTTCAAAGCTATACAAATAAAAAAGATGGTGCTATCAGAAGCTACGATATAAAATCTCCCAAGGTAAAAGTCCTTGCGGCTGTTATATTGCTGGTGTGCTTTTTAATTGTCCTCATCTGCGTGTTTCCTGCACTCTGGGTCATGCTGGCGGGATTTAAGGATATCAAGGAATTTACGAGGAATGCTACTATCTGGCCTACCTCCTTTGATTTTGAAAAGTTCAAGGTTACATGGAAGGCTTTCAAATTCGGAAAATATTATATCAATTCGGCGATTGCCGTAGGCGGAAGTACCATATGTGCCGTTATTTTCAACGGACTTTTGGCTTATGGATTTGCGGTGCTAAAGCCTAAGGGCTATAAGATCGCATGGGCGTTAGTTATGTGGAGCCTGCTCATTCCGGCAACCACCAGTATCGTAGCTGTGATAAGAAATATAAGCCTCATCGGATTCAAGGGAAGCTTTGTCCCGATTTGGCTGGCTTTCGGTGCAAATGCGTTCTATGTAGTATTGTTTAAGGAATTTTTCGAAGGGCTTCCGCCGGAGCTTTTGGAGGCCGCGAGGCTGGACGGCTGCGGCGTACTTCAGGTGTTCATAAAGATAATGCTGCCTCTTAGTAAACCCATTATCATGGTAGTTGCTATATTTGCGGTTACCGCGGCGTGGTCGGATTTTCTTTTCCCATATCTT includes:
- a CDS encoding radical SAM protein — its product is MDLRDCTICPRNCHTDRVAGQLGYCRQTNEIKAARAALHMWEEPCISGQTGSGTVFFSGCNMGCVFCQNHTISKGITGKGISILRLAEIFLNLQDQGACNINLVTPSHFVPQIIDALIKAKDMGLSIPVVYNTSSYEKVETLKHLEGLVDIYLPDLKYFSPALSKKYSYAEDYFYYAKPAIAEMVRQT
- the tadA gene encoding tRNA adenosine(34) deaminase TadA, which produces MDIHEKYMKEALKEAKKAYALGEVPIGCVIVHENKIIGRGYNRRNTDKTALAHAEITAIKKASKKISDWRLEECTLYVTLEPCQMCSGAIVQARIPEVVMGSMNPKAGCGGSILNILETPQFNHQATVTRGVLEKECSDMLTAFFKELRVRNKEEKLMRRVY
- a CDS encoding anaerobic ribonucleoside-triphosphate reductase activating protein, which translates into the protein MRIHGLNKTTLLDYPGHVAATIFLGRCNFRCPYCHNGGLVLDPDSQPLIPETEVLSFLKKRIGILTGVCITGGEPTLEPALSQFICNIKELGYFVKLDTNGYKPEVIEKLLEENLLDYIAMDVKNSLEKYGQTVGVEHIDTGKITKSIQVIMNSSVPYEFRTTVVKEFHTKQDLFALAEEIKGAKAYFLQSYKDSEQAIQQGFHAYEKEELEEIAKVLLPIIPNIKLRGID
- a CDS encoding ABC transporter substrate-binding protein; the encoded protein is MKRKLLVTLLTTAMTISILAGCGSTTSTEATAPAADTAAEETATPAEETADTADDTASTEPVTLKVFSNLPDRKNGQGLVEQMIIDEYTAANPNVTIEVEALDEEAYKTKFKAYAMDGMPDVVSIWGQPSFLDDVLNAGVLAELNEADYADYGFVSGSLDGFKKDGKLYGLPRNTDIMAFYYNQKMFEDNGWKVPATYDELLALADDINAAGIVPVAMDGGDGWPMAIYLTDLIVKINGTHGDIVSEAIANADFSNPVFKQATELFAQSAQAGLFQTGYDSQDYATAMNLFTNGQAAMFYMGSWESSMALNQDISEDIRTNIRAFTMPVVDGGKGKATDIAAWNGGGYAVSASSEVKNEAIKFLNYLYQPDKLSKYGWENGVGMSAQDQTAYMSGSETDLQKQFMDILNNATSVSGTPINDCGPSVFKTVMESEIQNASNGTTSAEDFLTSIGNACK
- a CDS encoding sugar ABC transporter permease: MQKLYSNKMVIFSLVLPGLLVFLFAILAPICLSVYYGFTSYTGMGQAEWIGWENYKTLLRDANFGRSLTNSLLLAIGFIFIQHPIAIIVAAVLDKLQGKAEGIFRCIYFIPNVISVAVIAYLWKFIYNPDFGLLNNVLKAFGYQGKINWFSNDTAIWSVLVVLIWHGFGWGMLIYYTGIKNIDPVLYEAASIDGADQVSTFLRITLPLMKPVIQVNVTMAIISALKQMETVYLLTNGGPGNSTQFAANYLYQQAFKAFRYGYGNAIGVVFIIICLLVTVFLNKAFADKEPAYKGG
- a CDS encoding carbohydrate ABC transporter permease, whose protein sequence is MKEKKTIGSTVKRTFLWVILIAVAVVQIFPLIWLLDFSLASSNEMFTTGLLIIPKKIQWGNYVKAFVDGHFLLYLKNSILINGLAVLLVILISIMAAFACKRMKWKLAGTVKTLLLIGMMIPIHATLLPNYKIYNAVDLTDTIWALLIPYVAFSLPQGLFLMTSFLEAVPVELEEAAVVDGCGIYRIVFGIVTPLLKPSIATVAIMTFLNNWNEFMMASTYLSSPKWKTLPFSVLEFTGQYSSNYAVQFAVMSLTAAPAVIVYILLNKHITKGVAMGAVKG